In Pyrus communis chromosome 1, drPyrComm1.1, whole genome shotgun sequence, the following are encoded in one genomic region:
- the LOC137717082 gene encoding uncharacterized protein translates to MANLAKLDFAALDITGKNYLTWVLDTKIYLEAGNLGDTIREENNSSSQNRAKPMIFIRRHPNEGLKSEYLTVEDSLALWKALRNRYNHQTTVILPKAHYEWIHLRIEDFKSVAEYNFALFKITSQMKFCRDSIIEENMLEKTFSTFHVSNMLLQQQYRARSFTEYNQLISVLLVAEQNNELLVKNHQSRPTRSAPFPEVNAASLEVNATSSGGNNHKRGRGHRRGQWNGKGKNHGV, encoded by the coding sequence atggcgaacttggcaAAGCTTGATTTTGCTGCCCTGGACATTACTGGGAAGAATTACCTTACCTGGGTACTAGATACCAAAATCTATCTGGAAgcagggaatcttggagataccatTAGGGAAGAAAACAACTCATCCTCTCAAAATCGGGCGAAGCCCATGATCTTTATTCGTCGCCATCCTAATGAGGGACTAAAGAGCGAGTACTTAACAGTTGAAGATTCGTTAGCTCTCTGGAAGGCATTAAGAaatagatacaatcaccagacaacggtgattcttccaaaGGCTCACTATGAATGGATTCACCTAAGGATTGAGGATTTCAAGTCAGTGGCTGAGTATAATTTTGCGTTGTTCAAAATTACCTCTCAGATGAAGTTTTGTAGGGATAGCATTATTGAGGAAAATATGCTAGAAAAGACTTTCAGCACATTTCATGTCTCTAACATGCTcctgcagcagcagtatagagcgcGAAGCTTCACTGAATACAACCAGTTGATATCTGTGCTCTTGGTagctgaacaaaacaatgagctcctgGTGAAAAATCATCAGTCCCGACCTACtagatctgcaccattcccagaagtgaatgctgcttccctcgaagtgaacgccacatcctctggtggcaataatcataaacgaggacgtGGCCACAGGCGAGGACAGTGGAACGGGAAAGGCAAAAATCATGGTGTCTAG
- the LOC137743017 gene encoding L-ascorbate oxidase homolog: MEQKAGFLLHLVCGVLAVLLSSSVVKAEDPYKFYTWTVTYGTLSPLGVPQQVILINGQFPGPRLDVVTNDNIILNLINKLDQPFLLTWNGIKQRKNSWQDGVLGTNCPIPPNSNYTYKFQTKDQIGSFTYFPSTQFHKAAGGFGGINVYARPRIPVPYPTPDGDFTLLAGDWYKSSHKALQQSLDSGKSLPFPAGVLINGQTSNTFSGDQGKTYMFRISNVGLSTSLNFRIEGHKLKLVECEGSHTIQNSYDSLDIHVGQSVSVLVTLNQAPKDYYIVASTRFTRLVLTATSVLHYTNSHTSVSGPVPAGPTGQIHWSMEQARTFRWNLTANAARPNPQGSFHYGKVTPTKTIVLANSAPLINGKQRYAFNRVSYVNPDTPVKLADYFNIPGVFSLNSIQTAPSDGSASLATPVMPVSHHDFIEIVFQNNENSVQSMHLDGYDFWVVGYGSGPWTPAKRTTYNLVDTLTRHTAQVYPNSWTTILASLDNQGMWNLRSAIWERQYLGQQFYLRVWNPVQNLANEYTIPSNALLCGKAVGRHT, encoded by the exons ATGGAGCAAAAAGCAGGCTTCTTGCTCCACTTGGTTTGTGGGGTTTTGGCAGTGCTTCTGAGTTCTTCTGTGGTGAAAGCAGAAGACCCATATAAGTTCTACACTTGGACTGTGACTTATGGGACTCTTTCTCCTCTTGGTGTTCCTCAACAG GTAATTCTCATCAATGGCCAATTTCCTGGCCCTAGACTTGACGTTGTCACCAATGACAACATTATCCTCAACCTAATTAACAAGCTGGACCAACCTTTCCTCTTAACCTG GAATGGGATTAAACAGAGGAAAAACTCATGGCAAGATGGGGTTTTGGGAACCAATTGTCCCATCCCGCCGAACTCAAACTACACCTACAAGTTTCAGACCAAGGATCAGATAGGTTCCTTCACATATTTCCCATCAACTCAATTTCACAAAGCTGCTGGAGGGTTTGGAGGGATCAATGTCTACGCAAGACCTCGAATCCCAGTCCCTTATCCAACCCCTGATGGGGATTTCACTTTGCTTGCTGGCGACTGGTACAAGAGCAGCCACAAG GCCTTACAGCAATCTTTGGACTCCGGAAAATCTCTTCCTTTTCCTGCCGGTGTTCTTATAAATGGCCAAACTAGTAACACTTTCAGTGGTGACCAAG GAAAAACATATATGTTCAGGATCTCAAATGTCGGCTTGTCAACCTCATTGAACTTCCGGATTGAAGGTCACAAACTGAAGTTAGTTGAATGCGAAGGATCTCACACAATTCAGAACTCATATGACTCCCTTGACATACATGTTGGCCAATCAGTCTCTGTCCTAGTAACCTTAAATCAGGCTCCAAAGGACTACTACATTGTCGCATCCACACGATTCACTAGGCTTGTTCTTACGGCTACTTCAGTGCTACACTACACAAACTCGCACACCTCCGTTTCTGGACCTGTGCCGGCCGGTCCTACTGGCCAAATACACTGGTCTATGGAGCAAGCCAGAACTTTCAG GTGGAATCTGACAGCAAATGCAGCCAGGCCTAATCCTCAGGGTTCATTCCATTACGGCAAGGTCACACCGACAAAGACAATTGTGTTAGCCAATTCAGCACCATTGATAAATGGAAAGCAGCGATACGCATTCAACAGGGTCTCTTATGTTAACCCCGATACCCCTGTAAAGCTTGCTGATTACTTCAACATCCCTGGAGTCTTCAGCTTAAACTCCATCCAAACCGCTCCCTCAGATGGCTCTGCATCCTTAGCTACCCCTGTTATGCCAGTCTCACACCATGACTTCATTGAAATTGTTTtccaaaacaatgaaaacaGTGTCCAATCCATGCATTTAGATGGTTATGATTTCTGGGTTGTTGG TTATGGTTCCGGACCATGGACTCCAGCCAAGAGAACAACCTACAATCTCGTTGATACTCTTACTAGACATACTGCTCAG GTGTATCCAAACTCTTGGACAACTATTTTGGCGTCACTTGACAACCAAGGTATGTGGAACTTGAGGTCTGCTATATGGGAAAGGCAGTATCTTGGGCAACAGTTCTATCTCAGGGTTTGGAATCCAGTCCAAAACCTTGCTAACGAATACACCATTCCTTCAAATGCTCTGCTGTGTGGAAAAGCTGTAGGACGACACACATAA
- the LOC137717335 gene encoding pentatricopeptide repeat-containing protein At4g37170, whose protein sequence is MKSLNLKVSRHFSLLLCNRTHSSSSQTPQLNKPQIQKTFFKSNTKDALISRLCNDGKFKEAIDILCHQKRLSEAVQLLHHIDKPSASIYSTLLQLCLHQRALAQGKLVHAHTRASGFVPRMFICNRLIDMYVKCGSIVDAQMVFDEMPERDLCSWNTMISGYAKVGQLAEARKLFDEMPQRDNFSWTAMISGYVRHDRPKDALWLYRMMQRSENSKSNKFTVSSVLAASAAIQSLRMGKEIHGYIMRTGMDSDEVVWSALSDMYGKCGNIEEARRIFDKMVNRDIVTWTAMIDRYFEDGKKEEGFSLFSELMKSGIRPNEFTFAGVLNACAQHAAENLGKQVHGYMTRIGFDPLSFAASALVHMYSKCGNIENANKVFNEMPCPDVVSWTSLIAGYAQNGQPNEALQLFKLLLDSGTKPDHITFVGVLSACTHAGLVDKGLEYFHSIKAKHGLTHTADHYSCVVDLLARAGRFEEAKNIINELPMKPDKYLWASLIGGCRIHGNLTLAKRAADALFEIEPENPTTYITLANIYATAGMWGDVTEVRKMMDERGLIKKPGLSWIEIKREVHVFLVGDTSHPRYDEIHHYLHELSKRMKEEGYVPDTNFVLHDVEEEQKEQNLSYHSEKLAVAFGIISTPPGTPIKVFKNLRTCVDCHTAIKFVSKIANRKIIVRDSNRFHCFEGGICLCRDYW, encoded by the coding sequence ATGAAATCCTTGAATCTAAAAGTTTCCAGGCATTTTTCTCTGCTATTATGTAACAGAACCCATTCATCATCTTCTCAAACCCCCCAACTAAATAAACCCCAAATTCAGAAAACCTTCTTCAAATCCAACACCAAAGACGCCCTCATAAGCCGCTTATGCAATGACGGAAAATTCAAAGAAGCCATCGACATCCTCTGCCACCAAAAGCGCTTATCAGAAGCAGTTCAGTTGCTCCACCACATAGACAAACCCTCTGCTTCCATATACTCCACCCTCTTGCAGCTTTGTCTTCACCAACGAGCTCTTGCGCAGGGCAAATTGGTCCATGCCCACACCAGAGCCTCCGGGTTCGTGCCCCGGATGTTCATTTGTAACCGTCTTATTGACATGTATGTGAAATGCGGGAGCATTGTGGATGCCCAgatggtgtttgatgaaatgcctgAGAGGGATTTGTGTTCTTGGAATACTATGATTTCTGGGTATGCGAAAGTGGGGCAGCTTGCTGAAGCTAGGAaactgtttgatgaaatgcctcAGAGAGATAATTTTTCTTGGACTGCGATGATATCGGGATATGTTCGTCATGATAGGCCAAAAGATGCTTTGTGGTTGTATAGGATGATGCAGAGGAGCGAGAATTCTAAATCTAATAAGTTCACGGTGTCTAGCGTTCTTGCTGCTTCGGCAGCCATTCAGAGTTTGAGAATGGGGAAGGAGATTCATGGTTATATAATGCGAACCGGGATGGACTCGGATGAGGTCGTTTGGAGTGCCTTATCGGATATGTATGGGAAATGTGGGAATATAGAGGAAGCTAGGCGCATTTTTGATAAGATGGTGAATCGAGATATTGTTACGTGGACAGCAATGATTGATAGATACTTTGAGGATGGGAAGAAGGAAGAGGGATTTTCTCTGTTCTCGGAGTTGATGAAGTCCGGCATTAGACCGAACGAGTTCACCTTTGCAGGGGTTTTGAATGCCTGCGCTCAGCATGCTGCTGAGAACCTGGGCAAGCAGGTTCACGGGTACATGACGCGGATTGGATTTGACCCCTTGTCTTTTGCAGCCAGTGCACTTGTTCATATGTATTCAAAGTGTGGAAACATTGAGAATGCGAATAAGGTGTTTAATGAGATGCCCTGCCCAGATGTGGTTTCATGGACTTCCCTGATTGCTGGATATGCTCAGAATGGTCAACCTAATGAGGCCCTTCAGTTGTTTAAGTTACTACTTGATTCAGGTACTAAGCCTGATCACATTACTTTTGTGGGTGTTCTTTCCGCTTGTACTCATGCTGGTTTAGTTGATAAGGGACTTGAATACTTCCATTCAATTAAGGCAAAACATGGGTTAACGCATACCGCAGACCACTATTCCTGTGTAGTTGATTTATTGGCTCGAGCAGGTCGATTTGAAGAAGCTAAGAATATTATTAATGAATTGCCAATGAAACCAGATAAGTACTTGTGGGCTTCCTTAATCGGTGGCTGCAGAATTCATGGAAACCTCACGCTTGCAAAGCGAGCTGCAGATGCGTTGTTTGAGATAGAACCTGAGAATCCAACTACTTATATTACTCTGGCCAACATTTACGCTACTGCTGGTATGTGGGGTGATGTAACAGAGGTCAGAAAGATGATGGATGAAAGAGGGCTGATAAAGAAACCAGGTTTGAGTTGGATCGAGATCAAGAGAGAGGTGCATGTTTTCTTAGTGGGAGATACGTCCCACCCGAGATATGATGAAATACATCACTATTTGCATGAGCTTTCGAAGAGGATGAAGGAAGAAGGGTATGTCCCCGACACGAATTTTGTGCTGCATGATGTTGAAGAGGAGCAGAAAGAGCAGAACCTCTCCTACCACAGTGAAAAGCTCGCCGTTGCATTTGGCATTATTTCTACTCCGCCAGGAACACCGATCAAGGTTTTTAAGAACTTAAGAACATGTGTAGATTGTCATACTGCGATTAAGTTTGTTTCTAAGATTGCTAACAGAAAAATTATAGTCCGGGATTCAAATCGGTTCCATTGTTTTGAGGGCGGGATCTGTTTATGTCGAGATTATTGGTGA